The proteins below are encoded in one region of Ereboglobus luteus:
- the lptE gene encoding LPS assembly lipoprotein LptE, whose protein sequence is MSCSHYQLGSGGKLPFRTIYIAPVENAANIPQGAAIFSAQLRESFVRDGRLAVVNSAAAADVTLTVTLERYTRNMTTSRADDSGLARKFDLTVLAVCTLQGANDGKVYFEKRPVSSTRQIFTTPTFDARQSDQLQAEYNAMPLLASSLASGVTHAVLDVW, encoded by the coding sequence GTGTCCTGTTCGCATTATCAACTTGGTTCCGGCGGCAAGCTGCCTTTTCGCACGATCTACATCGCGCCCGTCGAAAATGCCGCGAACATTCCCCAAGGCGCCGCGATTTTTTCCGCGCAACTGCGGGAAAGCTTTGTGCGTGATGGACGCCTCGCGGTCGTCAACTCGGCCGCCGCCGCCGATGTCACGCTCACAGTCACGCTCGAGCGCTACACGCGCAACATGACCACGTCGCGCGCCGACGATTCCGGGCTCGCCCGCAAGTTCGACCTCACGGTTCTCGCCGTATGCACGCTTCAGGGTGCAAATGACGGCAAGGTGTATTTTGAAAAACGCCCGGTTTCATCCACGAGGCAGATTTTTACCACGCCCACTTTTGACGCGCGCCAAAGCGACCAGCTGCAGGCCGAATACAACGCGATGCCGTTGCTGGCCTCCTCGCTGGCAAGCGGCGTGACGCACGCCGTGCTGGATGTCTGGTGA